Within the Leptogranulimonas caecicola genome, the region TGCTCGGTAAACTGCTCTGCGGCGATCTCTGCGATGGGCATGACGGTGGTGGAACCCGCCACCGTGAGCTCACCGACCGAGGCTCCAGAGCCGGCGCATCCCGTGCTGCCGAGAAGCACCGCCAAGGCCACCAGAACGCTTAGCAACCCTGGGACAAAGGCGTGGCGGGCGCCATCCAGGCAACGGCGCCGTGACGGCCGCACAGACCCCGCTCTTTCCGATAGGAGAAAAACCGGTCTGTGTGAGCCGGTGTGGAAATCCCGATGTTGTGTATGTTGCACGGCATAACCCCTGCACTCGTAAGCGATTGTTCGATAGCAGCGGCTAAAGACAGGTGCCTGTCATCAACCTTGACCATGCTACCAAAGCTTGTTTCGAACCGATTAAGTAGTTCCTCCGACACCTCATAGTCACAACCTGCAATATGGGGACCAATAAAGGCTTCCACTTGAGAGGTTGTATACCCTTTGAGCTCGCAGAGCCGCACCGCCGCTTTGGCAGCGATAGAAGCAAACGTGCCTTTCCATCCAGAATGCACCACTGCAAATCCATCTTGAACACAGAGCACAACGGGAACGCAGTCGGCAAAGCACAGAAGCACCGGAACATCTGCGGCGGTGCACAGAATGCCATCAGCGCCTGCACGAGCCTCGACCCTAGCGGCACAGATGGCCTCAGGCGCATTTGAAGTGATTTCTACCAAATGGTCCCCATGAACCTGCTTGGGCACCACAAGGTTCTTCTCGGCAGCCTGAGCGCCCATCGCACAGAGCACGCGATGGCGGTTCTCGGTCACGCAACCCGGATCATCGCCTACCGCATCGCCCAAGTTGAGAGAGGCGAATGGCGCAGCAGAGACTCCCCCATTTCTCTCTGTAAACGCGAACGTGACACCGTCCGCGCGGTGAAAACCGCCATTCAGGGTCACGCCATTACAAGTCTTAGTCTCAAAGGAGGCTTGCGCCTTAGCCACGAGAGCGCCTCAAGAAATCGGGAATATCAAACTCTTTGTCTGCAAAGCCCGAGGAGGCAGGCTTTGGAGCCGGCGCTGGGGTGTGGGGCTTGGGGGAAGCGCCAAAGGAGCCCATGGAAAGCTGGGGCTGGACGGAGCCGTCGTTGAAGCCGGTAGCGATGACGGTGACGCGCACCTGATCGCCCAGGCTCTCATCGATAACGGTACCAAAGATGATGTTGGCATCGGGATCGACGTTTTGAGAGATGACCTCCGCGGCGTCGTTGATCTCCTGAATGCCCAGGTCCTTGTTGCCAGCAATGGAAAGGAGCACACGAGTGGCGCCATCCACCGAGCTCTCCAGAAGGCGGCTGGAAATGGCCTCTTGAGCGGCGTCAGAGGCGCGGGAGTCACCAGAGGCGATGCCGATGCCCATCATGGCAGTGCCAGCACCGCGCATGATGGTGCAGACGTCTGCAAAGTCCAGGTTGATGAGGCCGGGAACGGTGATGAGATCGGTGATGCCCTGAGTGCCCTGGCAAAGCACGTCGTCTGCCAAGCGGAAGGCCTCAAGCATGGTGGTCTTCTTCTCGGCGATGTCCAAAAGGCGATCGTTAGGGATCACGATGAGGGTGTCCACGTTCTCTGCCAGCGTATCCACGCCGTTCACTGCCTGCTGGCTGCGCTTGCGGCCCTCGAAGGTGAAGGGACGGGTGACTACGGCCACAGTGAGCGCCTTGATGTCGTTCTTGGCGATGTCTGCCACCACGGGGGCAGCGCCGGTACCCGTACCGCCGCCCTCGCCGGCAGTGATGAACACCATGTCGGAGCCTGCCAATGCAGCCTTGATCTCGTCGCGAGAGTCCTCTGCCGCCTGCTGGCCAACCTCAGGGTTGGCACCGGCGCCGAGACCCTTGGTGAGATCGGTGCCGATATGCACCTTGATGTCTGCATCAGAGAGTGCCAGTGCCTGGGCATCGGTATTGATGGCGACAAACTCGACGCCGCGAATGCCCTCCTCGATCATGCGGTTAACGGCATTGGTGCCGCCACCGCCCACGCCTACAACCTTGATTACGGCGAGGTAGTTATTGGGCGCGTCGGTGTCGTTCATAGTTCCTCCTCGGGGCTCGGTCCCAACCCGATGCTTGGTGCTGCGTTGATAGTGGTAAGGCATCGCAAGACGCCTTGGGGTGGTGTGGACGTTGAGTCCGCGCCGATGGTGGCTTATGGAAGAGCGCCCCTTGAAAACCCTCAAGCTCAAGTAGACGTCTATAAACCATCTAAATCGTCTAATAGTGGCACAAAGCAAAGGAGAGCGTCAACCCCTTTGACGAATCCATGAACGCCCCAGCTCACAAGGGCTGCTTTGCAACCTTCAACCTATTCTTGAAGCTTAAACTTAGCAGCTGTAAGAAACCCTAGGATGTAGTTTGGTCCTGAGGGTTTTGGCTGTCGGAGCCTCCAGTAGGTTCTGAACCGCCATTCCCTTGGCTTGAGCCTGAGCCTTCAGAACCCTGGGCTCCCTCAGAGCCGCTTTGGCTCCCCGACGCCCCTTGGCCTTGAGCTGGCTGGCCGGATGCTGCAGCCTCTTGGCCTTGCGCAGCCGCTCCATCGTTGCTGGCGACCACTCCTGTGCCTGCACCCACAGACGAGCTGGAGATCTGACGATAGCTGGGCTTTGCGGGATTTCGCACGTTGATGTAGGTGAGCTGGTTGGGATGGGCGCCCATGAGCTCATTGATAACCGCCTCTTTGGAAGAGATCTGATTGGGAGCCCCGAGCGAGATCTCCAACCCAGAGGAAAGCACACAGGAGATGGCTTCCTCGCTCGCAGCGGAATAGGACACGATCTGCGAGGCCAGGCCTTGAGAGAAGGTAGTCTGGTATTGGATGCAGTCCAATATGGGGGCATCGGTGGTTTTGGCGCCAGCCTTAGGATCCACCGTAGAAGGCGTATCGCGGATGAGCAGACAGCCGTCTTCTTTAGCCTGCGCCAGCGCCACCTGTACCAGGTCTCCCCCGTCCAGCGCCTGAGCGGGCATAGGCTCGATCCAAGCGCCGTCCTCGCTCAAGTACCAGGCGCTGTTGCCTGAGGGAATGGTGACGATGGCAAAGACTTGACGCTCCTCCACAGAGATGGTGAGCTCTCCGGGGAACTTCCGGCTCACATGCACCGACTTTACCCAGGGGTTTTTTACCAGGTTCTCCTCGATCTTGGCAGTGTCCACATTAAGCAGCGTGGCGTTATCTGGCACCGCTGCCAACTTGAGGATGTTCTCCTGAGTCAAATGATTGGTGGCCTCGGCGTTTATCTGCTGCACCGGCAAGATGGGAGTGAGGCTCAGCGCGAACAGGCCGCCGATAATAACGCCCACTGCCACAAGCGCCACCAAGGCCCAAAGCAAAGGACGTGGCAGAGCCCGCTGGGATTTGCTCTGATCGGTAAGGCCTAGTCCCGCTACCGAGAGATGACCCACTCGTTTAGTCTCCCGAGAAGTGCCCGCAGCCCGCAAAGGACGGGGCGGCCTCGAAGAGTTGAGGCTCGAAGCTTTGGGGGAAGCCGGCCGTGAAGGACGGCGCGTGGCCCTGCGGGGGGAGGAAGAGGAGGTCCTAGGACGAGAACCCGAGGAACTTGACCTGCGGTCTGAGCGTGACACCGGATCCCTCCTTTACCTGGGTTTGCATCTCGTCGATGAGTCGCAATACGTCTTGGGCAGAAGCCCCGCCTTCGTTGACGATGTGGTTGGGATAGGCCTCCGAGATGAGAGCGGCACCGAAGCGCTTCCCTTTAAGTCCTGCGCGACCTATGAGGTTTGCAGCGCTGTCGTGGGCGGTATCGCAAAAGATGCCGCCACAGGTGGCAACTCCCATGGGCTGCTGCATCTTGCGACGATAGAGCCTGCGGTCTATACGCTCGGACACCTGGGCTTTGGTGGAAGGATCCAGAGCGAGCTCCACCTCAAGCAAGATGGACGTTGCCGGGATCGAGGAGGTGCGATAGCCCCACTCGATGTCATGGCCGTCCAGCCTGCAAAGCCCCTGGCCCGGCACGTGGCACACCACCCCTCGCACACAGGAGCCAATCCACTGATGGCGCGATCCGGCATTTTGAGAAACCGCGCCTCCCAATGTGCCAGGTATCCCTGCCAGCATCTCGATGCCCGAGAGCTCGCATTGGAGCGCCACGTTGACCGCCTGGGCGGTGAGCGCGCCGGCACCCACATGCATCACCGAAGCCTCTTCGTCCACCGCGATGCGAGAGAACTCACGTCCCAGCAATAGCACGCAGCCATCGTAGCCTCCGTCGGCTGCGATGATGTTGGTGCCTTTGCCCAGCACCACCCAAGGAACCGATTCCTCTTGAAGAGTGGTAAGCACGCGGGCCAACGACGGATAACTATGCACCTTGGCCACCAAAGCCGCGGGGCCGCCCACACGAAGGGACGTGCGCCGAGAAAGGCGCTCATCCTTGATGATCTCTGCATCGTAGGCGCCCGAGAGCGCCATATAGGCATTAAAAAGGCTCATGAGGCTCCCTCAAGGCTCCGATAGCTGCTGGTCCTTATTCTCACAGAAAAGCTGAGGCACCTTAAGCACCTGGATGCCCGGGAGGTACCTCAGCTCATAAACAATCCTAGCGATTACTCAGAGGAGGCATCGCGCTCCTGCATGGCCTCGATGAATTCCGGGCCTACCATGGTGACGTCACCTGCACCCATGGTGATCACCAGGTCACCTGGACGCACTACCTCCATCAAGGCAGGCACGATGTCGCTGCGGCCCGCCACGTAGCGGACCTCGCCCACCTGGCCCGACTCCTCCACTGCAGTGGCCACAGTCTTGCCAGAGATGCCGGGAATAGGCATCTCCCCTGCCGAGAAGACATCCATTACCAAAAGGACGTCTGCATTGGAAAACGCCTGGCCAAATTGAGAGGCCAAAGCCTGGGTGCGGCTATAGCGGTGGGGCTGGAAGGCTACAACCACGCGATCGAAGTCCAAACCCGCTGCAGCCTTGAGAGTAGCCTCGACCTCAGTGGGATGGTGGCCATAGTCATCCACCACGCAGATGTTATCGATATCCCCCACATGGGTAAAGCGGCGGCGAACGCCGGAGAAGGTGGAGAGCGCCTCTGCTGCCTTGGCGCAATCAAGACCCAAAGCCCACGCCACCGCAATGGCAGCAGTGGCGTTGAGCTGGTTGTGAGCGCCGGGGTTGCTCTTGATGGTGACGGTGACCACCTGGCCGTTGGGCAGGGTGACATCTACAGTGCTTGCCAGCTTATGAGTCTGGGCGCGAGGGGCGCAGACGATGTCGTTTTGGCCACCGAAGCCATAAGTGAGGGTCGTGCGACCGGTTTGGTACGCCAGCTCGGGCACATGGGGGTTCTCACCGCACACGATAACCGTGCCATCAGGGCCCACCGAGCTCATGAACTGGGAGAAGGTCTCCTCGATGGCCTCCAGAGAGCCGTAGTGGTCCAGATGGTCTGCCTCGATATTGGTGACCACCACAATGGAGGGATCCAACAGAAGGAAGGAAGCATCGGACTCGTCAGCCTCTGCCACATAGAGATCGCCTTCGCCGTTGCGGCCGTTGGTGTGATAGCCTTCCACGATGCCGCCGATGAGGAAGGAGGGGTCTAAGCCCATGGCGTCCAACATGGTGGCCACCATAGAAGAAGTAGTGGTCTTGCCATGAGTACCTGCTACCGCCACGGTTCTGCGGCCTGCGCCCAGGGCTGCCAGCATCTTGGCCCTAGGCCAAATGGGGATGTTGAGCTCCTTGGCACGGACAACCT harbors:
- a CDS encoding cell division protein FtsQ/DivIB; translation: MGHLSVAGLGLTDQSKSQRALPRPLLWALVALVAVGVIIGGLFALSLTPILPVQQINAEATNHLTQENILKLAAVPDNATLLNVDTAKIEENLVKNPWVKSVHVSRKFPGELTISVEERQVFAIVTIPSGNSAWYLSEDGAWIEPMPAQALDGGDLVQVALAQAKEDGCLLIRDTPSTVDPKAGAKTTDAPILDCIQYQTTFSQGLASQIVSYSAASEEAISCVLSSGLEISLGAPNQISSKEAVINELMGAHPNQLTYINVRNPAKPSYRQISSSSVGAGTGVVASNDGAAAQGQEAAASGQPAQGQGASGSQSGSEGAQGSEGSGSSQGNGGSEPTGGSDSQNPQDQTTS
- the murB gene encoding UDP-N-acetylmuramate dehydrogenase; the protein is MSLFNAYMALSGAYDAEIIKDERLSRRTSLRVGGPAALVAKVHSYPSLARVLTTLQEESVPWVVLGKGTNIIAADGGYDGCVLLLGREFSRIAVDEEASVMHVGAGALTAQAVNVALQCELSGIEMLAGIPGTLGGAVSQNAGSRHQWIGSCVRGVVCHVPGQGLCRLDGHDIEWGYRTSSIPATSILLEVELALDPSTKAQVSERIDRRLYRRKMQQPMGVATCGGIFCDTAHDSAANLIGRAGLKGKRFGAALISEAYPNHIVNEGGASAQDVLRLIDEMQTQVKEGSGVTLRPQVKFLGFSS
- the ftsZ gene encoding cell division protein FtsZ encodes the protein MNDTDAPNNYLAVIKVVGVGGGGTNAVNRMIEEGIRGVEFVAINTDAQALALSDADIKVHIGTDLTKGLGAGANPEVGQQAAEDSRDEIKAALAGSDMVFITAGEGGGTGTGAAPVVADIAKNDIKALTVAVVTRPFTFEGRKRSQQAVNGVDTLAENVDTLIVIPNDRLLDIAEKKTTMLEAFRLADDVLCQGTQGITDLITVPGLINLDFADVCTIMRGAGTAMMGIGIASGDSRASDAAQEAISSRLLESSVDGATRVLLSIAGNKDLGIQEINDAAEVISQNVDPDANIIFGTVIDESLGDQVRVTVIATGFNDGSVQPQLSMGSFGASPKPHTPAPAPKPASSGFADKEFDIPDFLRRSRG
- a CDS encoding polyphenol oxidase family protein, with the translated sequence MAKAQASFETKTCNGVTLNGGFHRADGVTFAFTERNGGVSAAPFASLNLGDAVGDDPGCVTENRHRVLCAMGAQAAEKNLVVPKQVHGDHLVEITSNAPEAICAARVEARAGADGILCTAADVPVLLCFADCVPVVLCVQDGFAVVHSGWKGTFASIAAKAAVRLCELKGYTTSQVEAFIGPHIAGCDYEVSEELLNRFETSFGSMVKVDDRHLSLAAAIEQSLTSAGVMPCNIHNIGISTPAHTDRFFSYRKERGLCGRHGAVAWMAPATPLSQGC
- the murC gene encoding UDP-N-acetylmuramate--L-alanine ligase; this encodes MADTSLPFNHAHFVGIGGAGMSGIAKVLHERGCQVTGSDLKESRYVRDLRRSGVEVAIGHEAATIDSQEPDVIVTSTAIPDTNPEVVRAKELNIPIWPRAKMLAALGAGRRTVAVAGTHGKTTTSSMVATMLDAMGLDPSFLIGGIVEGYHTNGRNGEGDLYVAEADESDASFLLLDPSIVVVTNIEADHLDHYGSLEAIEETFSQFMSSVGPDGTVIVCGENPHVPELAYQTGRTTLTYGFGGQNDIVCAPRAQTHKLASTVDVTLPNGQVVTVTIKSNPGAHNQLNATAAIAVAWALGLDCAKAAEALSTFSGVRRRFTHVGDIDNICVVDDYGHHPTEVEATLKAAAGLDFDRVVVAFQPHRYSRTQALASQFGQAFSNADVLLVMDVFSAGEMPIPGISGKTVATAVEESGQVGEVRYVAGRSDIVPALMEVVRPGDLVITMGAGDVTMVGPEFIEAMQERDASSE